The DNA region GTCCCGTGGCCGAGGCCGCCCCGCGGTCGCTCGCCACCGGCCGCCGGCCGCGGCTGACCCGCCGCGGCTACACCGCGCTGCTCGGGGTCGTCGTCGGCTCGATCGCCGGCACCTCCGCGCTCACCCTGGCGCAGGCCGACACCGGGCCGTCGGTCGCGGCGACGCAGGTGGTGGTCCGCTCGGGGGAGACCCTCGAGCAGGTCGCCTCCCGCGCGGCCTTCGGCCGTGATGTCACCGAGGTCGCGGCCGCGATCCGGATCGCCAACGACCTTCCCGCCCAGGCCCCGCTCCAGGCGGGCGAGGTCGTCGTCGTCCCCGGCTCGTAGCGCCGCCGCTCCGCCGGATGCCGAT from Cumulibacter manganitolerans includes:
- a CDS encoding LysM peptidoglycan-binding domain-containing protein; this encodes PVAEAAPRSLATGRRPRLTRRGYTALLGVVVGSIAGTSALTLAQADTGPSVAATQVVVRSGETLEQVASRAAFGRDVTEVAAAIRIANDLPAQAPLQAGEVVVVPGS